From the Treponema sp. J25 genome, one window contains:
- a CDS encoding DUF998 domain-containing protein, with translation MKGKRNRSIIISYKTLRQSIGWLGIALPVVLVVGGWIVQPGHIEGSISSYYYTNMRDLLVGILGAVGVFLITYQGYDRLDNWVTNGSGLAAFGIALFPSDYPADPPLPVGIFHLPSTISVYFHLVSAACFFLLLAYNAFFLFTKTGTGRPGPRKLLRNLLYRLCGITIVACLIGIGLYLWLWQDTFLRHLAPILALETLALWAFGFSWLVKGGTLFRDRA, from the coding sequence GTGAAGGGGAAGCGGAATCGGAGCATCATCATTTCCTATAAAACCCTGCGACAAAGCATTGGCTGGCTCGGCATAGCCCTGCCCGTGGTGCTTGTGGTAGGGGGCTGGATAGTGCAACCGGGCCATATCGAAGGGAGCATCAGTAGCTACTACTACACTAACATGCGGGACCTCCTGGTGGGTATCCTCGGCGCCGTAGGGGTCTTTCTCATCACCTATCAGGGCTACGACCGGCTGGATAACTGGGTTACCAACGGAAGCGGCCTTGCGGCCTTTGGTATAGCCCTCTTTCCAAGCGATTATCCGGCCGACCCGCCCCTGCCGGTGGGGATTTTTCACCTACCTTCAACAATTTCGGTGTATTTCCACCTGGTAAGTGCGGCCTGCTTTTTTCTGCTTTTAGCGTACAACGCCTTTTTTCTCTTTACCAAAACAGGGACGGGCCGGCCCGGCCCCCGCAAACTTCTGCGGAATTTGCTCTACCGTCTCTGTGGTATTACCATTGTAGCGTGCCTTATAGGTATCGGCCTCTACCTCTGGCTCTGGCAGGATACCTTTTTGCGGCACCTGGCCCCCATTCTAGCACTGGAAACCCTGGCTCTCTGGGCCTTTGGGTTTTCGTGGCTGGTTAAAGGTGGTACCCTCTTCCGGGATAGAGCCTAG